A single region of the Streptococcus macedonicus ACA-DC 198 genome encodes:
- the ccpA gene encoding Catabolite control protein A yields MNTDDTITIYDVAREAGVSMATVSRVVNGNKNVKENTRKKVLEVIDRLDYRPNAVARGLASKKTTTVGVVIPNIANSYFSILAKGIDDIAAMYKYNIVLASSDEDDDKEVNVVNTLFAKQVDGIIFMGHRLTEKIRAEFSRSRTPVVLAGTVDLEHQLPSVNIDYKAAVADVVDILAKNNKEIAFVSGPLIDDINGKVRLAGYKEGLEKNGLSFKEGLVFEANYNYKDGFELAQRVINSGSTAAFVAEDELAAGLLNGLFEAGKKVPEDFEIITSNDSPITSYTRPNLSSISQPVYDLGAVSMRMLTKIMNKEELEEKEILLNHGLTTRGTTR; encoded by the coding sequence ATGAACACTGATGATACGATTACAATTTATGACGTTGCCCGAGAAGCAGGCGTCTCTATGGCAACAGTTAGTCGTGTTGTAAATGGCAATAAAAACGTAAAGGAAAACACACGTAAAAAAGTCCTTGAAGTTATTGACCGTTTGGATTATCGTCCAAATGCCGTTGCCCGCGGTTTAGCAAGTAAAAAGACAACAACAGTAGGTGTTGTTATCCCTAATATTGCTAACAGCTATTTCTCAATTCTTGCTAAAGGGATTGATGATATTGCCGCTATGTACAAGTACAATATCGTACTTGCTTCAAGTGATGAAGATGATGATAAGGAAGTTAACGTTGTTAACACCTTGTTTGCTAAACAAGTTGATGGTATTATCTTCATGGGACATCGTTTGACTGAAAAAATTCGTGCAGAGTTCTCTCGCTCACGCACACCAGTTGTACTTGCGGGTACAGTTGACTTAGAACACCAACTCCCAAGTGTTAATATTGACTACAAAGCAGCCGTTGCTGATGTTGTTGATATTTTGGCTAAAAATAATAAAGAAATCGCCTTTGTTTCTGGTCCACTTATCGATGATATCAACGGTAAAGTGCGTTTAGCTGGTTACAAAGAAGGTCTTGAAAAAAATGGCTTATCGTTCAAAGAAGGCCTTGTCTTTGAAGCTAATTACAACTATAAGGACGGATTTGAACTTGCACAACGTGTGATTAATTCTGGCTCAACAGCAGCCTTTGTTGCCGAAGACGAATTGGCAGCAGGATTGTTGAATGGCTTGTTCGAAGCTGGCAAAAAAGTTCCAGAAGACTTTGAAATCATCACAAGCAATGATTCACCAATCACATCATACACACGTCCAAACCTTAGCTCAATCAGCCAACCAGTTTATGACCTTGGTGCTGTCAGCATGCGTATGTTGACTAAAATCATGAACAAAGAGGAACTCGAAGAAAAAGAAATTCTTCTTAATCACGGTCTTACAACACGTGGCACAACACGTTAA
- the pepQ gene encoding Proline dipeptidase: protein MSKLDQICLYLNQEKANIAVFSDPVTVNYLTGFYCDPHERQMFLFVYSDREPVLFVPALEVARASQIVAFPVFGYMDSENPWQKIKSSLPSTDSAKVFAEFDNLNVTKFQGLQTVFDGRFEDLTPFIQKMRLIKSQDEIEKMLIAGQFADKAVQVGFDNISLDNTETDVIAIIEFEMKKQGVEKMSFDTMVLTGNNAANPHGIPGTNKIENNSLLLFDLGTDMHGYASDMTRTVAVGKPDQFKKDIYELCLEAQLTAQEFIKPGVLASEVDAAARNVIEKAGYGKYFNHRLGHGIGMTCHEFPSIMEGNDMEIQEGMCFSVEPGIYIPGKVGVRIEDCGHVTKSGFEVFTHTPKELLYFEG, encoded by the coding sequence ATGTCAAAATTAGATCAAATCTGCTTATATCTTAATCAAGAAAAAGCTAATATCGCTGTTTTTTCTGACCCTGTTACTGTAAATTATTTAACTGGCTTTTACTGTGACCCACATGAACGCCAAATGTTCCTTTTTGTGTATAGCGACCGTGAACCCGTCCTTTTCGTTCCTGCGCTTGAAGTAGCACGCGCAAGCCAAATTGTCGCTTTCCCTGTTTTTGGTTATATGGATTCTGAAAATCCTTGGCAAAAAATCAAATCAAGTCTGCCTTCAACTGACAGCGCGAAAGTTTTTGCTGAATTTGACAACCTCAATGTGACAAAATTCCAAGGTTTGCAAACTGTTTTTGACGGACGTTTTGAAGACTTGACACCGTTTATTCAAAAAATGCGTCTCATCAAATCACAAGATGAAATCGAAAAAATGCTAATCGCTGGTCAGTTTGCTGATAAGGCGGTTCAAGTTGGTTTTGATAATATTTCATTAGACAATACAGAGACTGACGTCATTGCCATAATTGAGTTTGAAATGAAAAAACAAGGTGTTGAAAAAATGAGTTTTGACACTATGGTCTTAACTGGAAATAATGCTGCTAATCCACATGGTATCCCTGGTACAAACAAAATTGAAAATAACTCACTACTCTTGTTTGACCTTGGAACAGATATGCATGGCTATGCTAGTGATATGACGCGTACTGTTGCCGTTGGTAAACCTGACCAATTCAAAAAAGATATTTACGAACTTTGCTTAGAAGCCCAATTAACAGCTCAAGAATTCATCAAACCTGGTGTTCTTGCTAGCGAAGTTGACGCTGCTGCACGTAATGTCATTGAAAAAGCCGGATACGGTAAATACTTCAACCACCGTCTTGGACATGGTATCGGTATGACTTGCCACGAATTTCCTTCAATCATGGAAGGTAACGATATGGAAATTCAAGAAGGCATGTGCTTCTCTGTCGAACCTGGCATTTATATCCCTGGAAAAGTTGGCGTACGTATCGAGGATTGCGGACACGTCACAAAATCTGGCTTTGAAGTCTTTACACACACACCAAAAGAATTGCTCTATTTTGAAGGATAA
- a CDS encoding Small multidrug resistance protein: MSYLHLFIAILGELLGTNLLKLLDDFTKPTPTVSALLSYGVCFYFLSLAMRKIPLGVTYTTWSAVGLVLIAFISVMIFKETLNVYSVIGLILIIIGVVMVNLLGNAGH, translated from the coding sequence TACATCTTTTTATCGCCATTTTAGGAGAGTTATTGGGAACTAACTTATTGAAATTATTAGACGATTTTACAAAGCCTACTCCAACCGTTTCTGCCCTACTTAGCTATGGCGTTTGTTTCTATTTCTTATCACTCGCAATGCGAAAAATTCCTTTAGGAGTAACTTATACAACATGGTCAGCTGTTGGTTTAGTTTTGATAGCCTTTATCTCAGTAATGATTTTCAAAGAAACACTAAATGTTTATAGCGTTATCGGTTTAATTTTGATTATCATTGGTGTTGTCATGGTTAACTTATTAGGAAATGCAGGACATTAA